The nucleotide sequence AGGCGCCGGCGACGTTTTCGCGTCGCGTTCGGGCATCGGCGAGCGTGGTTTGCGCCGTGGTCTCTCGGGTGCGCCCAAGGGCGTATGCGGCGACCGGCAGCCTCAGGCGCGCGCCAAGATGGCGCGCGATAACCTCGGCCTGGTTAAATCCGCGCTCGCGA is from Candidatus Omnitrophota bacterium and encodes:
- a CDS encoding phosphoribosyltransferase family protein, producing RERGFNQAEVIARHLGARLRLPVAAYALGRTRETTAQTTLADARTRRENVAGAFSVNEPEAIRRKTILLVDDVYTTGATMAECAKALHGAGSRDVWGVAIAKG